From the genome of Methylomonas sp. UP202, one region includes:
- the pstB gene encoding phosphate ABC transporter ATP-binding protein PstB encodes MTTLQKRTHGIDINALNREEKPDAGKIETCIKVENLELFYGQKQALHSINMEMPRKKVTAYIGPSGCGKSTLLRCINRMNDLVDGVSIRGKILLDGDDVYDKSVNVAALRRRVGMVFQKPNPFPKTIYENVAYGLRIQGINDRRVLDEVVEKSLRGAALWDEVKNRLNDNALGMSGGQQQRLVIARAIAIEPEVILLDEPASALDPISTLKIEELINELKEQYTIVIVTHNMQQAARVSDYTAFMYMGELIEFGETSELFTNPAKKQTEDYITGRYG; translated from the coding sequence ATGACGACACTACAAAAACGCACTCACGGCATTGACATTAATGCGCTGAATCGAGAAGAGAAGCCCGATGCCGGCAAAATCGAAACCTGCATCAAAGTTGAAAATCTGGAATTGTTTTACGGCCAAAAACAAGCCTTGCATAGCATCAATATGGAAATGCCGCGTAAGAAGGTCACGGCCTATATCGGTCCCAGCGGTTGCGGCAAATCGACCCTGTTGCGTTGCATCAACCGGATGAACGATCTGGTTGACGGTGTCAGCATCCGCGGCAAAATATTGCTGGACGGCGACGACGTCTACGACAAATCGGTCAATGTCGCGGCCTTGCGGCGCCGGGTCGGCATGGTGTTTCAAAAACCCAACCCCTTTCCGAAGACCATTTACGAAAACGTTGCTTATGGCTTGCGCATCCAAGGCATCAACGACCGACGGGTTCTCGATGAAGTGGTCGAGAAATCGCTACGCGGCGCGGCGCTGTGGGACGAGGTAAAAAACCGCTTGAACGACAACGCCTTGGGCATGTCCGGCGGCCAACAGCAACGCTTGGTGATCGCCAGAGCCATCGCGATCGAACCGGAAGTGATTCTGCTCGACGAGCCCGCTTCGGCCTTGGACCCGATTTCGACGTTGAAAATCGAGGAACTGATCAACGAATTGAAGGAACAGTACACCATCGTCATCGTCACCCATAACATGCAACAGGCGGCGCGGGTATCGGACTACACCGCGTTCATGTACATGGGCGAACTGATCGAATTCGGTGAAACCAGCGAGTTGTTTACCAACCCGGCTAAGAAACAAACCGAAGATTACATTACCGGCAGGTACGGCTAG
- the phoU gene encoding phosphate signaling complex protein PhoU, producing MDNSKIKQHISQQFNQEMEELRNKVMMMGGLVEEQVDLATKAFMSYDMESADQVVLQDHQVDTLEKEIDHECTDIMARRQPAAYDLRMLIATIKIITDLERIGDEATRIARMVMRLEGTDYYQDKYYEIEHLLNLVKGMLNGALDAYARNDVEEVIAITAQDAKVDREYNSITRQLITQMMEDPRNITRALDMLWTARALERIGDHSCNVCEHVIYMVKGKDVRHLSREEMERTINSVR from the coding sequence ATGGATAACAGCAAAATCAAACAACACATCTCCCAGCAGTTCAACCAGGAAATGGAGGAGCTGCGTAACAAAGTGATGATGATGGGCGGGTTGGTGGAAGAGCAAGTCGATCTCGCCACCAAGGCCTTCATGAGTTACGACATGGAAAGCGCCGATCAGGTGGTGTTGCAGGATCATCAGGTCGATACGCTGGAAAAGGAAATCGACCACGAATGCACCGATATCATGGCGCGCCGCCAGCCGGCCGCCTACGATTTACGGATGCTGATCGCGACGATCAAGATCATCACCGACCTGGAGCGGATCGGCGACGAGGCTACCCGGATCGCGCGGATGGTGATGCGTCTGGAAGGCACCGACTACTATCAGGACAAATACTACGAAATCGAGCATTTGCTGAATCTGGTCAAGGGTATGCTGAACGGCGCGCTGGATGCCTACGCCCGCAACGACGTCGAGGAAGTCATCGCGATCACCGCGCAAGACGCCAAGGTCGATCGCGAATACAACAGCATCACCCGCCAGCTGATCACGCAAATGATGGAAGATCCGCGCAATATCACTCGGGCGCTGGATATGCTGTGGACCGCCCGCGCCCTGGAGCGGATCGGCGACCATTCTTGCAACGTCTGCGAACATGTGATTTACATGGTCAAGGGCAAGGATGTCCGCCATCTCAGCCGCGAGGAAATGGAACGCACCATCAATTCCGTGCGTTAG
- a CDS encoding ATP-binding protein yields MFSGTPSIRQKILAMALATALLTGILSLSFFLVTDFHQQRQTLLEQSKLLSRILASNVAAAVIYHDPATATEVLAALKEKSDVISAHVFTPDRQVFAEYRSRLSQHMALLAEIDQGISAGSHTVDTLSSDDATYRFNDDCLAVVVPIRLDSRWVGFIDLHLSLAETSEHFRRTVHEAVSGLAIAILFSVLLARWLGRRVSRPLQRLTRSIEQVSRNHSFNTRLNADSRDETGVLIHSFNNMLDRLEQQEHNKNALIVKLSHAKWEAERASRAKSEFLSRMSHELRTPLHAIIGFGQLLESDPEHPLSEEQHDSVRHILNSGNHLLALISELLDLATVESGKLNLVPGSIDCRSLVEETVRLVTPQVHQAGLQIGISGGEALPPASADRLRLKQCLLNLLSNAVKYNRADGTIQVSIFMAETKVAIAVEDSGRGIAAENMPLLFQPFTRFHLEQETIEGTGIGLLITKHMVELMNGELLVDSRPGVGSRFTILLPVASTDADQSEPGVYTGYGVTPESSQG; encoded by the coding sequence ATGTTCAGCGGCACGCCATCCATCAGACAAAAAATTCTAGCGATGGCGCTTGCCACTGCCTTGCTGACCGGAATCCTGTCCTTGTCGTTTTTTTTGGTTACCGATTTTCATCAGCAGCGACAAACCCTGCTGGAGCAAAGCAAATTACTCTCGCGCATCCTAGCCAGTAACGTGGCCGCCGCCGTGATTTACCACGATCCGGCCACCGCGACCGAGGTATTGGCCGCGCTGAAGGAAAAGTCCGACGTGATCTCGGCCCACGTATTCACACCGGACCGCCAGGTTTTCGCGGAATATCGCAGCCGCTTAAGCCAACACATGGCGTTATTGGCTGAAATCGACCAAGGGATTTCAGCGGGTTCCCACACCGTCGACACGCTATCCAGCGACGACGCGACCTACCGCTTTAACGACGATTGTCTGGCCGTCGTCGTACCGATTCGACTGGACAGCCGATGGGTCGGGTTCATCGACCTGCATCTGTCGCTGGCGGAAACTTCGGAACATTTCAGACGCACGGTCCACGAAGCCGTTTCCGGCTTAGCGATCGCCATTCTATTTTCGGTATTACTAGCCCGCTGGCTGGGGCGGCGGGTCAGCCGTCCATTGCAACGTCTGACCCGTAGCATCGAACAAGTCAGCCGCAATCATAGTTTCAACACGCGCCTAAATGCCGACAGCCGCGACGAAACCGGCGTTTTAATCCACAGTTTCAACAACATGCTAGACCGACTCGAACAACAGGAACACAACAAGAATGCCCTGATCGTCAAACTATCTCACGCCAAATGGGAAGCCGAGCGCGCCAGCCGCGCCAAATCCGAGTTTTTGTCGAGGATGAGCCACGAACTGCGCACACCGCTGCACGCCATTATCGGTTTCGGCCAATTACTGGAATCGGACCCCGAACACCCGCTAAGCGAGGAGCAACACGACTCGGTGCGGCATATCCTGAATTCCGGAAATCACTTGCTGGCGCTGATCAGCGAGTTGCTGGACCTCGCTACCGTGGAAAGCGGCAAACTGAATCTGGTACCCGGATCGATCGATTGCCGATCGCTGGTCGAGGAAACCGTCCGACTTGTCACCCCGCAAGTTCATCAAGCGGGACTGCAAATCGGCATCAGCGGCGGCGAAGCGCTACCGCCGGCGAGCGCCGATCGTTTGCGTTTGAAACAGTGCTTGTTGAATTTGCTGTCGAACGCCGTGAAATACAACCGCGCCGACGGCACGATCCAGGTATCGATCTTCATGGCCGAGACCAAAGTCGCAATCGCCGTCGAAGATAGCGGCCGCGGCATCGCCGCCGAGAATATGCCCCTGCTGTTTCAACCCTTCACCCGTTTTCATTTGGAACAGGAAACCATCGAAGGCACCGGGATCGGTCTTTTGATCACCAAACACATGGTGGAGTTGATGAACGGCGAATTATTGGTCGACAGTAGGCCCGGCGTGGGCAGTCGCTTCACGATTTTACTGCCGGTCGCCTCCACCGACGCCGACCAGTCGGAGCCCGGGGTTTATACCGGATACGGCGTGACCCCTGAGTCCAGTCAAGGGTAG
- a CDS encoding YfiR family protein has translation MPAKQSFRIRKPGLPGPAKGPRRGWLLGWLLSGIVCATEQHQFSEHELKAAFLYNFAYFASWPDDDIHANFNICSYSASPVTPVLARLVDGERLHNRPFRLIVDPGSDRLSECQILFIPLQQERITAAALEQIKPYPVLTVSDIPDFEQRGGMIRLASEGRRIVPVIQMRNVSNGNLRISSKLLRSSHLVE, from the coding sequence ATGCCGGCGAAGCAAAGCTTCCGCATCCGCAAGCCCGGACTTCCGGGTCCCGCCAAGGGGCCGCGACGCGGCTGGCTGCTGGGCTGGCTGCTTTCCGGCATCGTTTGCGCCACCGAGCAACACCAGTTTAGCGAACACGAACTAAAAGCCGCGTTCTTATACAACTTCGCGTATTTCGCCAGCTGGCCCGATGACGACATCCATGCGAACTTCAACATTTGCAGCTATTCCGCCTCGCCGGTGACGCCGGTGTTGGCCCGATTGGTTGACGGCGAACGATTGCACAACCGTCCGTTCCGGCTAATTGTCGACCCGGGTTCCGATCGACTGAGCGAATGCCAGATTTTGTTCATTCCGCTGCAACAGGAGCGCATAACGGCCGCCGCGCTGGAACAAATCAAGCCATACCCGGTGTTGACGGTTAGCGACATACCGGATTTCGAACAACGCGGCGGCATGATTCGACTCGCTAGCGAGGGTCGGCGGATAGTACCCGTGATCCAGATGCGCAATGTCTCGAACGGCAACCTGCGAATCAGCTCCAAGTTGTTGCGCAGCTCCCATCTGGTCGAGTAG
- a CDS encoding TonB-dependent receptor: MPLSHINARARLLLLLAVTAEPIHGEEAISELKSLSLQALSSSTVAIAAKRSQAVGETPSAVFVVNQEEIRRSGLQSIPEILRRVPGLEVARVDGNHWAITSRGFNGLYANKLLVMVDGRTVYDPLNSGVFWNEQDYPLEDIDRIEVIRGPAATMWGSNAVNGVINIVTRSAQETQGTLVSTGTSQEEPGFVSVRYGGKLDNDLHYRVYGKYNHRDRLHLNGSDLAYDALDIGRAGFRSDWSLDARHSLIAQGDYYNGNTDQTLSNPLDGMSISADPGKSYGGNLLLRWQQALADDARLQIRGYFDHATRDQSLLDYSRDSLDLDMQHDFPWNDHLLTWGAGYRYVGDMLQLKSPSLTICPTHRDRHWFNLFAQDEWRLLAEELRLVLGGRLEHNDFSGYQLQPSARLLWQPAPHHSAWAGVSRAVRVPTRVEHDLNTFFSLGPGTTANIRGNPNLAAETVVNYEIGYRFFPNSAFSLDTTLFYGDYSRLTTTEPLAPVNGNRTITIPLLIDNQAYGETYGWESAVNWRPAQSWRLQASYSLFGMALHKRPASLDSAAEAAETASPSNRFNISSYLNLPHQLELDLHWYYTGRLRSQIDGYHRFDARLGWQPNLHLELALGAQNLLDNRHLEFAPSPDNALVASEIERNFYLKATVRY; encoded by the coding sequence ATGCCACTTTCACATATCAACGCGCGAGCGCGCCTTTTACTGCTGTTGGCGGTCACCGCCGAACCGATCCATGGCGAGGAAGCGATTTCGGAGCTTAAATCGCTGTCTCTCCAGGCGCTAAGCAGCAGTACCGTGGCGATCGCCGCCAAGCGCAGCCAGGCGGTCGGCGAAACACCCTCCGCGGTATTCGTGGTCAATCAGGAAGAAATCCGCCGTTCGGGTTTGCAGTCTATCCCGGAGATTCTCCGCCGAGTGCCCGGCCTGGAAGTCGCCCGAGTGGACGGAAATCATTGGGCTATCACCAGTCGCGGTTTCAACGGACTTTACGCCAATAAATTGTTGGTGATGGTGGACGGCCGCACCGTCTACGATCCTCTCAACTCCGGCGTGTTTTGGAACGAACAGGATTATCCGCTCGAGGATATCGACCGTATCGAGGTGATTCGCGGACCCGCCGCTACAATGTGGGGTTCAAATGCCGTTAACGGCGTGATCAATATCGTCACTCGCTCCGCGCAGGAGACCCAAGGCACGCTGGTCAGTACCGGCACGAGCCAGGAAGAACCCGGCTTCGTCAGTGTCCGCTACGGCGGAAAACTCGACAACGACTTGCATTATCGCGTATACGGTAAATACAACCACCGCGACCGTTTGCATCTGAACGGCAGCGATCTGGCTTACGACGCATTGGACATCGGCCGTGCCGGTTTTCGTAGCGATTGGAGTTTGGACGCTCGCCATAGCTTGATCGCCCAAGGCGACTATTACAACGGTAACACCGACCAGACTCTAAGCAATCCGCTGGACGGTATGAGCATCTCGGCCGATCCCGGTAAATCCTACGGCGGCAACTTACTGCTTCGCTGGCAGCAGGCGCTGGCCGACGACGCTCGCCTGCAAATTCGCGGCTACTTCGACCATGCCACCCGCGACCAGTCGTTACTCGACTACAGCCGCGACTCCCTCGACTTGGACATGCAGCACGATTTCCCCTGGAATGACCATCTGTTGACTTGGGGCGCCGGCTATCGTTACGTCGGCGACATGCTCCAACTTAAGTCGCCGTCGTTGACGATATGCCCAACGCATCGAGACCGACATTGGTTCAACCTGTTTGCCCAAGACGAGTGGCGCTTACTGGCGGAAGAACTGCGCCTGGTTTTGGGCGGCCGTCTTGAGCATAACGATTTTAGCGGTTACCAGTTGCAACCCTCCGCCCGCCTACTTTGGCAACCGGCACCCCATCACAGTGCTTGGGCCGGCGTTTCGCGGGCCGTCCGCGTTCCGACGCGCGTCGAACATGACCTGAATACCTTTTTCTCGTTGGGACCGGGCACGACCGCCAACATTCGCGGCAACCCGAACTTAGCTGCCGAAACGGTCGTCAATTACGAGATCGGCTATCGCTTCTTTCCCAATTCGGCGTTTAGTCTGGACACCACCTTGTTCTACGGCGACTATAGCCGACTGACCACGACCGAACCGCTCGCTCCCGTCAACGGGAATCGGACCATAACGATCCCGCTATTGATCGACAATCAGGCTTATGGCGAAACCTACGGCTGGGAATCGGCTGTGAATTGGCGACCCGCGCAAAGTTGGCGGTTGCAAGCCAGCTACAGCTTGTTCGGCATGGCGCTGCACAAGCGTCCGGCCAGTTTGGATAGCGCCGCAGAAGCCGCCGAGACCGCTAGCCCCTCCAACCGCTTCAACATCAGCTCGTACTTGAACCTGCCCCACCAACTGGAATTGGACCTACACTGGTACTACACCGGCCGCTTGCGCAGCCAAATTGACGGATACCACCGCTTCGACGCGAGACTGGGCTGGCAGCCTAATTTACATCTCGAACTAGCACTCGGCGCCCAGAACCTACTGGACAACCGGCACCTGGAATTCGCACCCAGCCCGGACAATGCCCTGGTTGCCAGCGAAATCGAACGCAATTTTTATCTTAAAGCCACGGTGCGCTACTAA
- a CDS encoding methyltransferase domain-containing protein has translation MAADSREIRRRYDRLAPWFDGLESVLEGLFFRRWRKRLWAEVQGQHILEVGVGTGKNFPFYPADARVTAIDFSPNMLTIAQRKRERKGLSAELALMDVQALDYADNCFDTVIASFVFCSVPRPRKGLKELYRVCKPGGQVLLLEHVLSANRIMAALMRLCNPLTVRLFGANINRETVKNVQSCPFRHIYVDPASGDMIKLIRAVK, from the coding sequence ATGGCGGCCGACAGTCGCGAGATTCGGCGGCGCTACGACCGGCTGGCGCCGTGGTTCGACGGCCTGGAGAGCGTCCTGGAAGGGCTTTTCTTCCGCCGCTGGCGCAAGCGACTTTGGGCCGAGGTCCAAGGGCAGCACATACTCGAAGTGGGCGTCGGCACCGGCAAGAATTTTCCGTTTTACCCGGCCGACGCTCGCGTGACCGCGATCGACTTCAGCCCCAACATGTTGACGATCGCCCAACGTAAGCGCGAACGCAAGGGCCTGAGCGCGGAACTGGCGCTGATGGACGTGCAGGCTCTGGATTACGCCGATAACTGTTTCGATACCGTGATCGCCAGCTTCGTGTTCTGCTCGGTACCGCGTCCGCGCAAGGGCTTGAAGGAACTTTACCGAGTCTGCAAGCCCGGCGGTCAAGTGCTGCTTTTGGAACACGTATTAAGCGCGAACCGGATCATGGCAGCACTGATGCGGCTGTGCAATCCATTAACCGTCCGTCTGTTCGGTGCCAACATCAACCGAGAGACCGTCAAAAACGTCCAATCCTGCCCCTTCCGACATATCTACGTCGATCCGGCCAGCGGCGACATGATCAAACTGATCCGCGCGGTCAAGTAG
- a CDS encoding Tim44-like domain-containing protein produces MNNKTRTLAGLLIAMALAFGGIDAAHAKRMGGGKSFGSKPSYSTPYQRPTPSAPTSQPIRSPAQQQAAAQNQAARQNWAGRGGLMGMLGGLALGGLLGSMFFGGAFEGLNLMDIALFAGLAFLLYRLFAAKSARQPAVEGAHAREAYPPQADPADYRQPAQSTAGFNTDLLFGKGKAVGSAPAPQAFDAGNLPAGFDAKIFLNGAQNVYRHLQAAWDNRDLAEIRSLTTDKVFAEIQEQLRASGETHSTEVLALTAELLDVREVGSELEASVLFDATIRENGGQANPVREAWHFTKPKFSNEPRWYLDGIQQIEN; encoded by the coding sequence ATGAACAACAAAACGCGTACTTTAGCCGGCTTGCTGATCGCAATGGCCTTGGCGTTCGGCGGCATTGACGCGGCCCACGCCAAGCGCATGGGCGGCGGCAAATCGTTCGGCAGTAAACCCAGTTACAGCACGCCGTACCAGCGTCCCACACCCAGCGCGCCGACCAGCCAACCTATCCGCTCGCCGGCTCAGCAACAAGCCGCCGCGCAAAATCAGGCCGCCCGGCAAAACTGGGCCGGACGTGGTGGCCTGATGGGTATGCTGGGCGGATTGGCGTTGGGCGGCTTGCTCGGTTCGATGTTCTTCGGAGGCGCCTTCGAGGGTCTCAATTTGATGGATATCGCGCTATTCGCCGGCCTCGCCTTCCTCCTGTACCGGCTGTTCGCCGCCAAATCCGCGCGCCAGCCCGCCGTTGAAGGCGCGCATGCCCGCGAAGCTTACCCGCCCCAAGCAGATCCGGCGGACTACCGACAACCCGCGCAAAGCACGGCCGGTTTCAACACCGATTTATTATTCGGCAAGGGCAAGGCAGTCGGTAGCGCTCCGGCGCCGCAAGCCTTCGACGCCGGCAACCTGCCGGCCGGTTTCGACGCGAAAATCTTTCTGAACGGCGCGCAAAACGTCTATCGACATTTGCAAGCGGCCTGGGACAACCGGGATCTGGCGGAAATCCGCAGCCTCACTACCGATAAAGTGTTCGCCGAGATACAGGAGCAGCTGCGCGCTTCCGGCGAAACCCACAGCACCGAAGTGCTGGCGCTGACCGCTGAGTTACTGGATGTCCGGGAAGTCGGTAGCGAACTGGAAGCCTCGGTGCTATTCGATGCCACGATCCGCGAAAACGGCGGTCAAGCGAACCCCGTAAGGGAAGCCTGGCATTTTACCAAACCGAAATTCAGTAATGAGCCGCGCTGGTATCTGGACGGTATCCAGCAAATCGAGAATTGA
- a CDS encoding TolC family protein, whose translation MTGFRHIPNALFGALLSAGACWAEPPATELPPPVQAMSAGPMIVEHLDPIETDPQLSLPGLIEQTLEKYPDRLISEALSQEAEALTERSDSWVAGSTALQLGYMDDRIADDLGSREASAQVEITTWKWGQREAGQVVADRAGAAAQKQLAAVKLEVVRLVRDALWNMEIANIGLQQAQNALSISEQLMKKVERRVELGDLPRADLLLAKGEYLQNRALVTQAEAEVMHSRKAYTNLTTLTKVPSSYRERQSEITTVANDHPMLDAINAIIERRRAEVEWIRTTDPINQPKLGVGAKSQRDGRGGQNVESVGVNVVMLFGGDAYNAPEIAKANLELNNAMAQREHLYRQLEKNLHEAEHALEVTRAELAIANELKDIAETHLKMTEISFSAGEINLLDLLKIQARALEAIRNAKLQEVKLERNIAFYNQAVGVAP comes from the coding sequence ATGACCGGATTTCGTCATATTCCAAACGCGTTGTTCGGCGCGTTGTTGTCAGCTGGCGCGTGTTGGGCGGAGCCGCCGGCCACTGAGTTACCGCCACCCGTTCAAGCAATGTCGGCCGGGCCGATGATCGTCGAGCATCTCGATCCGATAGAAACCGATCCGCAACTGAGTTTACCGGGCTTGATCGAACAAACCTTGGAAAAATACCCCGACCGCTTGATCAGCGAGGCCTTGAGCCAGGAGGCCGAGGCCCTGACCGAGCGTAGCGACAGCTGGGTGGCGGGTTCCACGGCCTTGCAATTGGGTTACATGGACGACCGGATCGCCGACGATCTGGGTTCGCGGGAAGCGTCGGCCCAAGTGGAGATCACCACCTGGAAATGGGGGCAGCGCGAAGCGGGTCAGGTCGTGGCGGATCGCGCCGGCGCGGCCGCGCAAAAACAACTGGCAGCGGTTAAGTTGGAAGTCGTTCGGCTGGTGCGCGATGCCTTGTGGAATATGGAAATTGCCAACATCGGCTTGCAGCAAGCGCAAAACGCGCTGTCGATCTCCGAGCAATTGATGAAAAAGGTCGAGCGCCGGGTCGAGCTGGGCGATTTGCCGCGCGCCGACTTGCTTTTGGCCAAGGGCGAATATTTGCAAAATCGGGCGCTGGTGACGCAGGCGGAAGCCGAAGTCATGCACAGCCGCAAGGCCTACACCAATCTCACGACACTGACCAAGGTGCCGAGTAGCTATCGCGAACGCCAGAGCGAGATTACCACGGTCGCCAACGATCATCCGATGTTGGATGCCATCAACGCCATCATCGAGCGGCGGCGCGCCGAGGTCGAATGGATACGCACGACCGATCCGATCAACCAGCCGAAACTAGGCGTAGGGGCAAAGAGTCAACGCGACGGCCGGGGCGGGCAGAATGTCGAAAGCGTGGGCGTGAACGTCGTCATGCTGTTTGGTGGCGATGCTTACAACGCGCCGGAAATCGCCAAGGCTAATCTGGAGTTGAACAATGCGATGGCTCAACGCGAACATTTGTACCGGCAGCTCGAAAAGAATTTGCACGAAGCCGAGCATGCGCTGGAAGTGACCCGCGCGGAACTGGCCATTGCCAACGAACTGAAAGACATCGCCGAAACCCATTTGAAGATGACCGAGATCAGTTTCTCGGCCGGCGAGATCAACCTGCTGGATTTGTTAAAAATTCAAGCCAGAGCCTTGGAGGCGATTCGTAACGCCAAGCTGCAAGAGGTCAAGTTGGAACGCAATATCGCCTTTTATAATCAGGCAGTAGGAGTAGCGCCGTGA
- a CDS encoding efflux RND transporter periplasmic adaptor subunit translates to MSQQQIDNLDVRVAPLAAGSNIPLFYAPARVTVPADREALVASSVAGLVTKIHVNIGDRVVKGQVLATLNSPELVGLQQAYLTAGSEHNLADIEQGRDQKLLQEGVIAERRLQETEVLHGSKSAKADETRQLLELAGMSVGEIKQLAKTKRLNNQLAIRSPLDGVVLERLVVLGSRLDMQTPLFRVADLSQLWLEINIPQERMGQVKIGDSVGVEDSGIVARVALLGQSVNRDNQTVAARAVLDGKAEGLRVGQSVNVKLLGGGQTGFRVPNTALAQNEGHSYVFVRNAEGFAVTEVSVAGKQADVTLVNGPLTGNEQIAVKGAVALKANWLGLGGDE, encoded by the coding sequence ATGTCCCAACAGCAAATCGACAATCTGGATGTGCGAGTGGCGCCTCTTGCCGCCGGCTCGAACATCCCGCTGTTTTACGCGCCGGCGCGCGTGACTGTGCCGGCCGATCGCGAAGCGCTGGTCGCCAGCAGCGTGGCGGGCCTGGTCACTAAAATTCACGTCAATATTGGCGATCGGGTGGTCAAGGGGCAGGTGCTGGCCACGTTGAATAGCCCGGAGTTGGTCGGTTTGCAACAGGCTTATTTGACGGCCGGTAGCGAGCATAATTTGGCCGATATCGAGCAAGGGCGCGACCAAAAGTTATTGCAGGAAGGCGTGATCGCCGAACGGCGTTTGCAAGAAACCGAAGTGTTGCATGGCAGCAAATCGGCCAAGGCCGATGAAACCAGACAATTGCTCGAGCTTGCGGGCATGTCGGTTGGCGAAATTAAGCAACTGGCGAAAACCAAGCGCTTGAATAACCAACTGGCGATCCGCTCTCCGCTGGATGGCGTGGTATTGGAACGGCTGGTGGTGTTGGGCAGTCGATTGGATATGCAGACGCCGCTGTTCCGGGTCGCCGATCTCTCGCAATTGTGGCTGGAAATCAATATTCCGCAAGAACGGATGGGGCAGGTCAAGATTGGCGACAGCGTCGGCGTCGAAGATAGCGGTATCGTCGCCCGCGTTGCTTTGCTGGGCCAAAGCGTCAACCGAGATAACCAAACCGTCGCCGCCCGGGCCGTGCTCGATGGCAAGGCCGAGGGTTTACGCGTCGGTCAAAGCGTCAACGTCAAACTGCTGGGCGGTGGTCAGACCGGTTTCCGGGTACCGAATACCGCGTTGGCGCAAAACGAAGGCCATAGTTATGTATTCGTGCGCAATGCCGAAGGCTTCGCGGTGACCGAGGTCAGCGTGGCTGGTAAACAAGCCGATGTGACTTTGGTTAACGGCCCGTTGACCGGTAACGAGCAAATAGCCGTCAAGGGCGCGGTGGCGTTGAAGGCTAACTGGTTGGGTTTAGGGGGCGACGAATAA